The following proteins are encoded in a genomic region of Cervus elaphus chromosome 15, mCerEla1.1, whole genome shotgun sequence:
- the LOC122708613 gene encoding 10 kDa heat shock protein, mitochondrial-like, producing the protein MAGQAFRKFLSFFVQVLVKKSAAETSQWRHYASIKKLQGKVLQATVVVAGLGSKGRGREIQSVTNKVGDKFLLPEYGRTKVVLVDKDYFSFGRGDIL; encoded by the coding sequence ATGGCAGGACAGGCATTTAGgaagtttctttccttctttgtccaAGTATTAGTTAAAAAGAGTGCAGCAGAAACTAGCCAGTGGCGGCATTATGCTTCCATAAAAAAATTGCAAGGAAAAGTATTGCAAGCAACAGTAGTAGTTGCTGGATTGGGTTCTAAGGGAAGGGGTAGAGAGATTCAATCAGTTACTAACAAAGTTGGAGATAAATTTCTTCTCCCAGAATATGGACGCACCAAAGTAGTTCTAGTCGAcaaagattatttttcatttggaCGTGGTGACATTCTTTAA